In one Arachis duranensis cultivar V14167 chromosome 9, aradu.V14167.gnm2.J7QH, whole genome shotgun sequence genomic region, the following are encoded:
- the LOC107467739 gene encoding uncharacterized protein LOC107467739: protein MSNKSKTQNSRIIDSDQEDDLIVLAYEDVFEGIQAWSLFGRIFSDRIFSVGTMEGALYAIWNKPEGFRVVEKSRNQFQFFFENDSDVTRIERGSPWLFKSFVIHVRRWKQSINMEDNHISSFLVWAQFWGLPEQYKTLEIGRKLGGRLGQIEDVALFEVRGNDTRIVKAKVELNGDKRMRDTLKLLDPNQKMLEIGICYERIGVFCTYCAKLGNESKNYQCFIDDSAQNNIKEDKVGEWLKADQVGRRLTEKRASFNPNQPRDGSIPAQSKKKSPPAWLFDSF, encoded by the coding sequence ATGAGCAACAAATCAAAGACACAGAACTCTCGTATAATTGATAGTGATCAGGAGGATGACTTGATCGTTTTAGCTTATGAAGATGTTTTCGAAGGAATTCAAGCCTGGAGCCTGTTTGGAAGAATTTTCTCAGATCGGATCTTTTCCGTAGGTACCATGGAAGGAGCTCTGTATGCAATATGGAATAAACCAGAAGGATTCAGAGTAGTCGAAAAATCCAGGAACcagtttcaatttttctttgagaatGACTCTGATGTGACTCGAATTGAGCGAGGTTCACCTTGGTTATTCAAGAGTTTTGTTATTCATGTTCGCAGATGGAAGCAATCAATAAACATGGAGGATAATCacatctcttcttttcttgtatGGGCACAATTTTGGGGATTGCCTGAACAATACAAAACACTTGAGATTGGACGAAAATTGGGTGGGAGACTTGGTCAAATTGAAGATGTTGCTCTATTTGAAGTTAGAGGCAACGATACACGTATAGTGAAGGCTAAAGTGGAACTGAACGGTGATAAAAGAATGAGGGATACACTGAAACTGCTTGATCCTAATCAGAAAATGCTGGAAATTGGAATATGCTATGAACGTATAGGTGTGTTCTGTACTTATTGTGCAAAATTGGGGAATGAATCTAAGAACTACCAATGTTTTATTGATGATTCTGCCCAAAACAATATCAAGGAAGATAAAGTTGGTGAATGGCTTAAGGCAGATCAAGTCGGTAGGCGTTTAACTGAAAAGAGAGCTTCCTTCAATCCTAACCAACCTCGGGATGGTTCTATTCCAGCTCAATCGAAGAAAAAATCTCCACCTGCTTGGCTTTTTGATAGTTTCTAA